One Mesomycoplasma molare genomic window carries:
- a CDS encoding ribonuclease HIII: protein MVKYKNIGCDETGVGDYLSPLIACAVIIPEENKSTLYNLGIRDSKKITSDKKIMELANKLKENTIFSLSFLSQEQYNKLNNFLNGNELKMLLHLHNINKLEKQYKVDNTIIDQFSTEKSILLYIDKLNSSSLQVEKIKSNLILETKAEDKFLEVACASILARDFLISKMDEQNKKWNFNFLLGAGKNVNNCALEFVKKHGIDNLNKVAKLHFKNTNDIKSEI, encoded by the coding sequence ATGGTAAAATATAAAAACATAGGTTGTGATGAAACTGGAGTTGGTGATTATTTATCACCTTTAATTGCTTGCGCTGTTATCATACCAGAAGAAAACAAAAGTACTTTATATAACTTAGGAATTAGAGATTCTAAAAAAATAACATCAGATAAAAAAATAATGGAATTAGCAAACAAACTTAAAGAAAATACGATTTTTTCTTTAAGTTTTTTGTCTCAAGAACAATATAATAAACTAAACAACTTTTTAAACGGAAATGAATTAAAAATGCTATTGCATTTGCATAATATTAATAAATTAGAAAAACAATACAAAGTGGATAATACTATAATTGATCAATTTTCTACAGAAAAATCTATATTGTTATATATTGATAAATTAAATTCATCTTCACTTCAGGTAGAAAAAATAAAATCAAATTTAATTTTAGAAACTAAAGCAGAAGATAAATTCTTAGAAGTCGCTTGTGCATCAATTTTAGCAAGAGACTTTTTAATTTCTAAAATGGATGAACAAAATAAAAAATGAAATTTTAATTTTTTATTAGGTGCAGGAAAAAACGTAAACAATTGTGCACTAGAATTTGTAAAAAAGCATGGAATAGATAATTTAAACAAAGTGGCAAAACTCCATTTTAAGAATACTAATGATATAAAAAGTGAAATTTAA
- a CDS encoding APC family permease: MLLKNKFSEKQFVLFGLNYIVGFGFIATISGVIAKGLWGMLIFVLTAFISMAVMLAFARGSQFFSNEVGGTYVYARKTFKKHKWFLFLQGWNQFAQVPLFSATTPLFFSTLLSEFDKGNQLIYQIASVSIFMIFIIISALGLKLSKWFVFFAAIIKWITIALGLAIVTYYSFMNFNFSNSFVNNEKVTLGIIISSVLTFIYAFAGGEGLAGLSSDVETKRFKKILMLIFIIVLSFYLVFYLIYLGLEPNTFKTSNSSVQFGAIYKGTFGLVGLILFTIGLFFNRASSSISSMIYYARTVVPLAEDGFIPSKFAKKSKNGEYTNAIIFSTIFALISMIIFTILPSILQVRDQFVSILNAGNIVFLMQYLFTLITIVTLSHKEKKFKLPLWEEIVYILAILLIGFVILSSFIPPIIGEQYTKSTAILLPSYVGVMLIGYIIWWIWYLINKKPGKKQLYI, translated from the coding sequence ATGCTATTAAAAAATAAGTTTAGCGAAAAACAATTTGTACTTTTTGGTTTAAATTATATAGTTGGTTTTGGTTTTATAGCAACTATTTCGGGTGTTATAGCCAAAGGTCTATGAGGTATGTTAATATTTGTATTAACTGCCTTTATATCAATGGCCGTGATGCTAGCTTTTGCTAGAGGGAGTCAATTTTTTTCTAACGAAGTTGGTGGTACTTATGTTTATGCCAGAAAGACATTTAAAAAACATAAATGATTTTTATTTTTACAGGGTTGAAACCAATTTGCTCAGGTTCCTTTATTTTCTGCAACTACTCCTTTATTTTTTTCCACTTTACTATCTGAATTTGATAAAGGAAATCAATTAATATATCAAATTGCTTCAGTTTCGATTTTTATGATTTTCATCATAATAAGTGCATTAGGATTAAAACTATCAAAATGATTTGTATTTTTCGCAGCAATTATAAAATGAATAACAATAGCTTTAGGTTTAGCGATTGTAACTTACTATTCCTTTATGAATTTTAATTTTTCTAATTCTTTCGTGAACAATGAAAAAGTAACTTTAGGAATAATTATTTCTTCTGTATTAACATTTATATATGCTTTTGCAGGGGGAGAGGGTTTAGCTGGTTTATCATCAGATGTGGAAACCAAAAGATTTAAAAAAATATTAATGTTAATATTTATTATTGTATTAAGTTTCTATTTAGTATTTTACTTAATATATTTAGGTTTAGAACCTAATACATTTAAAACTTCAAACAGTTCGGTACAATTTGGAGCCATTTATAAAGGAACATTTGGTTTAGTTGGGTTAATTTTATTTACTATTGGTCTGTTTTTCAACAGAGCTAGTTCTTCCATTAGCTCAATGATTTATTATGCAAGAACTGTAGTTCCTTTAGCTGAAGATGGTTTTATACCAAGTAAATTTGCTAAAAAATCAAAAAATGGTGAATATACAAACGCAATTATATTTTCAACTATTTTTGCTTTAATATCTATGATTATTTTTACCATCTTACCTTCAATATTACAAGTCAGAGATCAATTCGTTTCAATTTTAAATGCGGGAAATATAGTTTTTCTAATGCAATATTTATTTACGTTGATAACTATTGTTACTCTTTCACATAAAGAAAAGAAATTTAAATTGCCTTTATGAGAGGAAATAGTTTATATATTAGCTATTTTGTTAATAGGGTTTGTAATTTTGAGTTCTTTTATTCCTCCTATAATAGGAGAACAATATACAAAATCAACAGCCATTTTATTACCTAGTTACGTTGGAGTAATGCTTATCGGATATATAATCTGATGAATATGATATTTAATTAATAAAAAACCTGGTAAAAAACAATTATATATATAA
- a CDS encoding PolC-type DNA polymerase III, whose translation MLDQTFKKFCQEIDFQIPNELLGAQVIEVSQKNSFFVVSLLLQELIPIDIFKKFYYKIRNANIKFDLKISYFDTSKKQHFVKDYFEYAYLLASSNFWPLENRKIEFSQEGIYKIFIYTELEKDDSYNNIIKNYMQNWGFINFEIEYILDKEWEKETNKKREELIQLEKKREKTIKEETIKSISSQKKDFTFYEKSKSYIEMNIKDALETEEYNVSVSGEIFKKDIQKTKTDLWIVTLTITDYQEAIKVKIFAKTLEEKEIQEGFVPKKYITVYGNCVKDDYTRSKIIRAKKVELIEVNKIQRQDLETNKRVELYARTNMSAMDGISSAKEYIEEIARLKHTSLGIADLDSAQAFPDLFHEAKKHGIKAIYGTTFKAIEYNNNAILNPIKNIELKNARYIVFDLETTGFSPIYNEIIEFGCVVIENGKVINSHQFFIKPTKPLPRKIIELTKITEKDVENAISQEEGIKKIYDILKNSIAVAHNSNFDIGFVNEKINFFGLPKLNIMTIDTLVVSWILSPEAKRFRMENIATRAGINYDPTIAHRADYDADVLAKVWLNYLLELENKNIKTTFDLRDYEDDKLHSKKFSNEVVIYAKNQEGLKELFKIISKSSTETFYNAPKIFFDKFQKSENLLIASGTLNSILIQKAFYSTNEIIEQEIEKYDVVFIPPIRDFIHWIRREKILEEDIKKGLINLVNLAKKKNIPVVAVSDCRYIEENQKTLHEIYINAKGLGGVRHYLFDYEDKNPKYPLQNFLTTEEMYKEFSFLGDFNLIKEVVVTNSNKIASEFEYIEVIKDKLYAPIFDNSRENLEKLVYKTAKEKYGEVLPKIVKERIEKELNPILKHGFDVIYWISHKLVAKSLNDGYLVGSRGSVGSSLVATMAGITEVNPLKPHYICKQCKYSEFFEDEEYLSGFDLEDKECENCKIPLDKDGHNIPFETFLGFDADKVPDIDLNFSGDYQNIIHKEVRDVFGEEHTFRAGTISTNKEKTVFGYLRDQIERGLGNYSSNFMEFLAHKAEGVKRTTGQHPGGIIIIPKEFEIEDFTPINFPANNDSSSWKTTHFDFHSIHDNVLKLDLLGHDDPTAIKMLETLTNIKAQDIPKSDPKIISLFSSTEALGITPEDISGETTGAMGIPEFGTNFVRQMLKTATVKSFADLVVISGLSHGEAVWKGNAEDLIVNNNLNFKDVVSCRDNIMGFLIQKGIEPLKSFKIMEQVRKGKSITKEEETLLTSHNVPDWYIDSLKKIRYLFPKAHATAYVIMAWRIAYFKLYHPLAYYATYFTTRADFSDIETLVAGKDSITEKIRELKAREFAKNKESQLSAKEKSLIPILSIAEEMYARGFSISNIDIMKSKATQWILDHSNKTLIPPFITIDGLGEAVATSIETARAEGNFSSIEDLKNRTSLNKTILKKIKDLGILNHLNETDQKTLF comes from the coding sequence ATGTTAGATCAAACTTTTAAAAAATTTTGTCAAGAAATAGATTTTCAAATTCCTAATGAACTACTTGGAGCGCAAGTTATTGAAGTATCTCAAAAAAATAGTTTTTTTGTGGTATCTTTATTATTGCAAGAATTAATTCCTATAGATATTTTTAAAAAATTTTATTATAAAATAAGAAATGCAAATATCAAATTTGATTTAAAAATATCTTATTTTGACACCTCTAAAAAACAACATTTTGTAAAAGATTATTTTGAGTATGCATACTTATTAGCTTCATCAAATTTTTGACCATTAGAAAACAGAAAAATTGAATTTTCACAAGAAGGAATATATAAAATATTTATATATACAGAACTAGAAAAAGATGATTCTTATAATAATATAATAAAAAATTATATGCAAAATTGAGGTTTTATTAACTTTGAGATTGAATATATTTTAGATAAAGAATGAGAAAAAGAAACTAATAAAAAAAGGGAAGAGTTAATACAACTAGAAAAGAAAAGAGAAAAAACTATAAAAGAAGAAACTATTAAAAGCATTTCTTCTCAAAAAAAAGATTTTACTTTTTATGAAAAATCTAAAAGCTATATTGAAATGAATATAAAAGACGCTTTAGAAACAGAAGAATACAACGTTTCAGTTAGTGGAGAAATTTTTAAAAAAGATATTCAAAAAACAAAAACAGATTTATGAATAGTTACTTTGACTATAACAGATTATCAAGAAGCAATAAAAGTAAAAATATTTGCTAAAACACTAGAAGAAAAAGAAATTCAAGAAGGATTTGTACCAAAAAAATATATTACGGTTTATGGAAATTGTGTAAAAGATGACTATACTAGATCTAAAATAATTAGGGCTAAAAAAGTTGAACTTATAGAAGTTAATAAAATACAAAGACAAGATTTGGAAACAAATAAAAGAGTAGAACTTTATGCCAGAACAAACATGAGTGCAATGGATGGAATCTCTTCAGCTAAAGAATATATAGAAGAAATAGCCAGATTAAAACACACTTCTTTAGGTATAGCCGATTTAGATTCGGCGCAGGCTTTTCCAGATTTATTTCATGAAGCAAAAAAACATGGAATAAAAGCCATTTATGGTACTACTTTCAAGGCAATAGAATATAATAATAATGCCATTTTAAATCCTATAAAAAATATAGAATTAAAAAATGCAAGATATATTGTGTTCGACTTAGAAACTACCGGATTTTCTCCCATTTATAATGAAATAATTGAGTTTGGTTGTGTAGTGATAGAAAATGGAAAAGTTATAAATAGTCATCAGTTTTTTATTAAGCCTACCAAACCTTTACCAAGAAAAATAATAGAACTTACTAAAATTACAGAAAAAGATGTGGAAAATGCAATTTCTCAAGAAGAAGGAATTAAAAAAATATATGATATTTTAAAAAATTCAATAGCTGTTGCACATAATTCGAATTTTGATATCGGCTTTGTAAATGAAAAAATAAATTTTTTTGGTTTACCTAAATTAAATATCATGACTATTGATACTCTAGTTGTTTCTTGAATTTTATCTCCAGAAGCTAAAAGATTTAGAATGGAAAACATTGCAACTAGAGCAGGTATAAATTATGACCCGACAATAGCGCATAGAGCAGATTATGATGCGGATGTTTTAGCTAAAGTTTGATTGAATTATTTATTAGAATTAGAAAATAAAAATATTAAAACTACTTTTGATTTACGCGATTATGAAGACGATAAATTGCATAGTAAAAAATTTAGTAATGAAGTAGTTATTTATGCTAAAAATCAGGAAGGTTTAAAAGAGTTATTTAAAATAATTTCTAAATCATCAACGGAAACTTTTTATAATGCTCCAAAAATATTTTTTGATAAATTTCAAAAAAGTGAAAATTTATTAATTGCAAGCGGAACGCTAAATTCGATATTAATACAAAAAGCTTTTTATTCAACTAATGAAATTATCGAACAGGAAATAGAAAAATACGATGTAGTTTTTATTCCGCCTATTAGAGATTTTATTCACTGAATTCGTAGAGAAAAAATATTAGAAGAAGATATTAAAAAAGGATTAATAAATTTAGTTAATTTAGCAAAGAAAAAAAATATTCCAGTTGTTGCTGTTTCTGATTGTAGATATATTGAAGAAAATCAAAAAACATTACATGAAATATATATTAATGCTAAAGGATTAGGTGGAGTAAGACATTATCTTTTTGATTATGAAGATAAAAACCCAAAATATCCTTTACAAAACTTTTTAACTACAGAAGAAATGTATAAGGAATTTTCTTTTTTAGGCGATTTTAATTTAATAAAAGAAGTTGTGGTTACAAATAGTAATAAAATAGCTTCAGAATTTGAATATATTGAGGTTATAAAAGACAAGTTATACGCTCCTATTTTTGATAATTCTAGAGAAAATTTGGAAAAACTTGTTTATAAAACTGCAAAAGAAAAATACGGAGAAGTTTTACCTAAAATTGTTAAAGAGAGAATAGAAAAAGAATTAAATCCTATATTAAAACATGGATTTGATGTTATTTATTGAATAAGTCATAAATTGGTTGCTAAATCTTTAAATGATGGTTATTTAGTTGGCTCTCGTGGATCGGTTGGTTCTTCTTTAGTTGCAACAATGGCTGGTATTACCGAAGTAAATCCTCTAAAACCTCATTATATTTGTAAGCAATGTAAATATTCTGAGTTTTTTGAAGATGAAGAATACTTGTCTGGCTTTGATTTAGAAGATAAAGAATGTGAAAACTGTAAAATCCCCCTAGATAAAGATGGGCATAATATTCCTTTTGAAACTTTTTTAGGTTTTGATGCAGATAAAGTTCCTGATATTGATTTAAACTTTTCAGGAGATTATCAAAATATTATACATAAAGAAGTTAGAGATGTTTTTGGCGAGGAACATACATTTAGAGCTGGCACCATTTCTACTAATAAAGAAAAAACTGTTTTTGGATATCTTAGAGATCAAATCGAAAGAGGATTAGGAAACTATTCATCGAATTTTATGGAATTTTTAGCTCATAAAGCTGAAGGTGTTAAAAGAACAACGGGTCAACACCCGGGGGGGATAATAATTATTCCAAAGGAATTTGAAATAGAAGATTTTACACCTATAAATTTTCCAGCTAATAATGATTCTTCTTCTTGAAAAACTACTCATTTTGATTTTCATTCTATTCATGACAATGTATTAAAACTTGATTTATTAGGACACGATGATCCTACAGCAATTAAAATGCTTGAAACTTTAACAAATATTAAGGCTCAAGATATTCCTAAATCTGATCCTAAAATAATTTCTTTATTTTCATCAACAGAGGCCTTGGGTATAACTCCAGAAGATATTTCTGGAGAAACAACAGGTGCTATGGGTATTCCAGAATTTGGAACAAATTTTGTTAGACAAATGCTTAAAACAGCTACTGTTAAAAGTTTTGCTGATTTAGTAGTTATCTCTGGTTTATCTCATGGTGAAGCTGTATGAAAAGGAAATGCAGAAGACTTAATAGTTAATAATAATTTAAACTTCAAAGATGTGGTTTCTTGTAGGGATAATATAATGGGATTTTTAATACAAAAAGGAATCGAACCATTAAAGTCTTTTAAAATCATGGAACAAGTTAGAAAGGGTAAATCAATAACAAAAGAAGAAGAAACCTTATTAACTTCACATAATGTACCTGATTGATATATTGATTCTTTGAAAAAAATACGTTATTTATTTCCGAAAGCTCATGCGACAGCGTATGTTATTATGGCTTGAAGAATTGCTTATTTTAAACTTTATCATCCATTAGCTTATTATGCAACATATTTCACAACAAGAGCTGATTTTAGTGATATAGAAACATTAGTGGCTGGAAAAGATAGCATAACGGAAAAGATCAGAGAATTAAAAGCTAGAGAATTTGCTAAAAATAAAGAATCACAGTTAAGCGCAAAAGAAAAATCTTTAATCCCTATTTTATCAATAGCTGAAGAAATGTATGCGCGTGGTTTTAGTATTTCCAATATTGATATCATGAAATCAAAGGCGACTCAATGGATATTAGATCACTCTAACAAAACTTTAATTCCACCTTTTATAACAATAGACGGATTAGGAGAGGCTGTAGCAACATCTATAGAAACAGCAAGAGCAGAAGGGAACTTTTCTTCTATTGAAGATTTAAAAAATAGAACCTCTTTAAATAAAACCATATTGAAAAAAATTAAAGATTTAGGAATTTTAAATCATTTAAACGAAACAGATCAAAAAACATTATTTTAA
- a CDS encoding MPN499 family protein, protein MKQKDIDKVKVNKTENGYWLVPSITNIFTRKSSNYAIKFSPTLEELITKNNFQYKNIRFSFNGDKNFYIFNKLMKIKGLSINIQESQVKKMSKKDFIDFEVVNNLIIRLNYKSIKNIYFGNIFFVDKEFFRNFYINNKKEENQKIIIEWTNFGFNLL, encoded by the coding sequence ATGAAACAAAAAGATATAGACAAAGTTAAAGTTAATAAAACCGAAAATGGTTATTGATTAGTTCCTTCCATAACTAATATTTTCACCAGAAAATCCAGCAACTATGCTATAAAATTTTCTCCTACATTAGAAGAATTGATTACAAAAAATAATTTTCAATATAAAAACATCAGATTTTCTTTCAATGGTGATAAAAACTTTTATATTTTTAATAAATTAATGAAAATAAAAGGTTTAAGCATTAACATTCAAGAAAGTCAAGTAAAAAAAATGTCTAAAAAAGACTTTATCGATTTTGAAGTAGTAAATAATTTAATTATTAGACTTAATTATAAAAGTATAAAAAACATTTACTTTGGAAATATTTTCTTTGTAGATAAAGAATTTTTCCGAAATTTTTACATAAATAATAAAAAAGAAGAAAATCAAAAAATAATTATTGAATGAACTAATTTTGGCTTTAATTTACTATAA
- a CDS encoding Cof-type HAD-IIB family hydrolase has protein sequence MDKKNNLIFENIFFDLDGTLLNNNKEILSSSLDIIKDMQQQGKKISIATGRPYYFAKEEHNLIKADFPLISCNGSLIYDFKNEKILFQNPINKEASQQVFDLLIKNKITFLVYTTKQMFGFYHFSNSFPKWFSWLTDSIQKRKKENRFEVNFNEYAHNKLNDFKIQDHDIIKFLIIKSDSNLKDIENIEKNLLEIDKIYVLRSQKNVIDIMPLNSSKGEGLKKLAEIFNINLDKSIVFGDEENDISMFQVVKYSVAMGQSKEKIKVSATHQTKSNDEDGIYYFLKNYK, from the coding sequence ATGGACAAAAAAAATAATTTAATATTTGAAAATATTTTTTTTGACTTAGACGGCACTCTTTTAAACAATAATAAAGAAATTCTTTCTAGTAGCTTAGACATAATTAAAGATATGCAACAACAAGGAAAAAAAATTTCTATAGCAACAGGTAGACCATACTATTTTGCTAAAGAAGAGCATAACTTAATAAAAGCTGATTTTCCTTTAATAAGTTGCAACGGTTCTTTAATTTATGATTTTAAAAATGAAAAAATTTTATTTCAAAATCCAATAAACAAAGAAGCTAGTCAACAAGTTTTTGATTTACTTATAAAAAATAAAATCACTTTTTTGGTATATACAACTAAACAAATGTTTGGTTTTTACCATTTTTCTAATAGTTTCCCTAAATGATTTTCTTGATTAACTGACAGTATTCAAAAAAGAAAAAAAGAAAACCGGTTTGAAGTAAATTTTAATGAATATGCACATAATAAATTAAATGATTTTAAAATTCAAGATCATGATATTATAAAATTTTTAATAATTAAAAGTGATTCAAACCTAAAAGACATAGAAAATATTGAAAAAAACTTATTAGAAATTGATAAGATATATGTATTACGTTCTCAAAAAAATGTAATAGATATTATGCCACTAAATTCTTCTAAAGGTGAAGGTTTAAAAAAACTTGCAGAAATTTTTAATATAAACTTAGATAAATCTATAGTTTTTGGAGATGAAGAAAATGATATTTCAATGTTTCAAGTCGTTAAATATTCAGTAGCTATGGGTCAATCAAAAGAAAAAATAAAAGTTAGCGCAACGCATCAAACTAAAAGTAATGATGAAGATGGTATTTACTATTTTTTAAAAAATTATAAATAA
- a CDS encoding L-ribulose-5-phosphate 4-epimerase yields MLLYKYKLAIHTWGNVSGITKDRKYMVIKPSGVSYESMTVDDMVIVDMDNNVIDSELNPSSDTPTHTLLYKANDNINGIVHTHSPFAVGFAQAGKEIPCFGTTHADNFYGSVPCTRELTDQEINGEYEHNTGLVIIEHYQKNNISFESTSATLVKEHGPFVWSTKNPKDAVNLALTLEEVAKMAINTLIIDPHKKQANKTLQDKHHFRKHGPNAYYGQKK; encoded by the coding sequence ATGCTTCTTTATAAGTATAAATTAGCTATACATACTTGAGGAAATGTTTCAGGAATAACAAAAGATAGAAAATATATGGTTATAAAACCTTCTGGAGTTAGTTATGAAAGTATGACGGTTGATGATATGGTTATAGTTGATATGGACAATAATGTAATTGATTCTGAATTAAACCCTTCTAGTGATACGCCTACACATACTCTTTTATATAAAGCTAATGATAATATAAATGGTATAGTTCATACACACTCTCCTTTTGCTGTCGGTTTTGCCCAGGCAGGAAAAGAAATTCCGTGTTTTGGAACTACACATGCTGATAATTTTTATGGTTCAGTTCCTTGTACAAGAGAATTAACTGACCAAGAAATTAACGGGGAGTACGAACACAACACAGGATTAGTAATAATAGAACACTACCAAAAAAATAATATTAGTTTTGAATCTACAAGTGCAACTTTAGTAAAAGAGCATGGGCCATTTGTTTGATCAACTAAAAATCCTAAAGATGCTGTAAATTTAGCTCTAACATTAGAAGAAGTTGCTAAAATGGCCATAAACACTTTAATTATAGACCCTCACAAAAAACAAGCTAATAAAACATTACAAGATAAACACCATTTTAGAAAGCACGGACCAAACGCTTATTATGGACAAAAAAAATAA
- a CDS encoding L-ribulose-5-phosphate 3-epimerase has translation MNLKNIENKTRFLGIYEKAINNKFSWEEKIDIAKKAGYDFIEFSVDESDERLARLDWSDETINSLRMLLIKKDFYFNSMCLSAHRKFPFGSKNPETRAKALEIMEKALILAKKLGIRIIQIAAYDVYYEKSNSKTKEYFIKGMNKCAELAQKYSISLAFETMDTPFAGTISKCLSFLKNINYPNFYIYPDLGNLNQFTKDIANEIYLGREKIVAFHFKDTTKNKFKEVEWGKGSVNFVKSLREVKKNKLNVPFLIEMWSKNDPNENIENNIKLLKEAKEFYLQQWKRAKGE, from the coding sequence ATGAATTTAAAAAATATTGAAAATAAGACTAGATTTTTAGGTATTTATGAAAAAGCTATAAATAATAAGTTTTCTTGAGAAGAAAAAATAGACATAGCAAAAAAAGCCGGATACGATTTTATTGAATTTAGCGTTGATGAATCTGATGAAAGACTTGCAAGATTAGATTGAAGTGATGAAACTATAAATTCTCTAAGAATGCTTCTTATAAAAAAAGATTTTTATTTTAATTCAATGTGTTTAAGTGCACATAGAAAATTTCCTTTTGGCTCTAAAAATCCAGAAACTAGAGCAAAAGCTTTAGAAATAATGGAAAAAGCTTTAATTCTTGCTAAAAAATTAGGAATAAGAATAATTCAAATCGCCGCATATGATGTTTACTACGAAAAATCAAATTCAAAAACAAAAGAATATTTTATTAAAGGCATGAATAAATGTGCAGAACTAGCGCAAAAATATAGTATTAGTTTAGCTTTTGAAACTATGGATACACCATTTGCTGGAACTATATCAAAATGCTTGTCTTTTTTAAAAAATATAAATTATCCTAATTTTTATATTTACCCTGACTTAGGAAATCTAAATCAATTTACAAAAGATATTGCAAATGAAATTTATTTAGGAAGAGAAAAAATTGTTGCCTTTCATTTTAAAGATACAACTAAAAATAAATTTAAAGAAGTGGAATGAGGAAAAGGAAGCGTAAATTTTGTTAAATCATTAAGAGAAGTCAAAAAAAATAAATTAAATGTTCCTTTTTTAATTGAAATGTGATCAAAAAATGACCCTAATGAAAATATAGAAAATAATATTAAACTATTAAAAGAAGCTAAAGAATTTTACTTACAACAATGAAAGAGAGCTAAAGGTGAATAA
- a CDS encoding 3-keto-L-gulonate-6-phosphate decarboxylase UlaD yields the protein MALPLLQIALDNLTIEDAITSAKKAAKYIDVIEVGTILLASEGKKAIKALKDAFPDKIIVADGKIADAGKVFAKMFYDNGADFTTAICAAENATMQDLVNFSKEYSPSKELQVEMTTNFSWEQVESWKKSGVPQVVWHRARDAQAAGVKWGQKDIEIVKKLANMGFKVTVTGGVEVEDIKLFKDIPIFIFIAGRSIRDAADPELAAKEFKDEFKKYWK from the coding sequence ATGGCACTACCATTATTACAAATAGCTTTAGATAATTTAACTATAGAAGATGCAATTACTTCAGCTAAAAAAGCAGCAAAATACATAGATGTAATAGAAGTGGGTACTATTTTACTTGCATCGGAAGGAAAAAAGGCTATAAAAGCCCTTAAAGATGCCTTTCCGGATAAAATAATTGTTGCGGATGGAAAAATTGCTGATGCAGGAAAAGTATTTGCAAAAATGTTTTATGACAATGGGGCTGATTTTACTACAGCAATATGTGCTGCAGAAAACGCAACAATGCAAGATTTAGTAAACTTTTCAAAAGAATATTCTCCAAGCAAAGAATTACAAGTAGAAATGACAACAAATTTTAGTTGAGAACAAGTAGAATCTTGAAAAAAATCAGGGGTTCCACAAGTTGTTTGACATAGAGCCAGAGATGCGCAAGCAGCAGGTGTAAAATGAGGGCAAAAAGACATAGAGATAGTTAAAAAACTCGCTAATATGGGATTTAAAGTAACTGTAACTGGAGGTGTAGAAGTAGAAGATATAAAATTATTTAAAGATATTCCTATTTTTATATTTATTGCCGGAAGATCAATAAGAGACGCAGCAGATCCTGAACTAGCTGCAAAGGAATTTAAAGATGAATTTAAAAAATATTGAAAATAA
- a CDS encoding PTS sugar transporter subunit IIA has product MQKINLLEILKKHNTINLNLNAKDWKEAVYLSIKPLIDKKLVEEKYFHAVIESTQKHGPYYIIADNLAMPHAQSDAGVNENCFSLITLNEPVYFDSDERPVRILIALAATSAEVHTSEALPQIVAVFEEESNLNAIMNAKTNQEVFDIISKIDFQKYLI; this is encoded by the coding sequence ATGCAAAAAATAAATTTATTAGAAATTTTAAAAAAACATAATACTATAAACTTAAATTTAAATGCTAAGGATTGAAAAGAAGCAGTTTATCTTTCAATAAAGCCTTTAATTGATAAAAAATTAGTAGAAGAAAAATACTTTCATGCAGTCATAGAAAGTACTCAAAAGCACGGGCCTTACTATATAATTGCGGATAATTTAGCTATGCCGCATGCTCAAAGTGATGCCGGGGTTAACGAAAATTGTTTTTCTTTAATAACTTTAAATGAACCAGTATATTTTGATTCAGATGAAAGACCTGTAAGAATTTTAATAGCTTTAGCTGCTACAAGCGCAGAAGTACACACTTCTGAAGCTTTACCACAAATTGTAGCAGTATTTGAAGAAGAAAGTAATTTAAATGCAATTATGAATGCAAAAACCAATCAAGAAGTATTTGATATTATTTCAAAAATAGATTTTCAAAAATATTTAATATAG
- a CDS encoding PTS sugar transporter subunit IIB, translating to MENQTLKIVAACGNGMGTSMIIKLKVQKITKELGISANVEALSMGQSVGLTNSVDIIISSKHLSDQFNHDQKAKIVGVTNLMDENEIKEALKSALGI from the coding sequence ATGGAAAATCAAACACTTAAAATTGTTGCCGCTTGTGGAAACGGGATGGGAACAAGCATGATAATTAAATTAAAAGTACAAAAAATAACAAAAGAATTAGGAATTAGTGCGAATGTAGAAGCTTTATCTATGGGACAATCTGTAGGATTAACTAATTCTGTCGATATTATTATTTCTTCTAAACATCTTTCAGATCAGTTTAATCATGATCAAAAAGCTAAAATTGTTGGTGTTACAAATTTAATGGATGAAAATGAAATTAAAGAAGCTTTAAAAAGTGCTCTAGGAATATAA